From one Streptomyces mobaraensis genomic stretch:
- a CDS encoding LysR family transcriptional regulator: MDLTLLRTFVTVHRAGSFTRAAALLGLSQPAVTGHIRTLERQLGHPLFLRQARGVTPTTLGDELAHRIAPHVDALLEITESGLDEQWPHRTLHLAGPPEFTALRVLPALSPLIIQGLTVRAAQGMSEPLFEGLAAGHHDLAVTTSRPRGRLLTATPLCDEEHVLIAAPRWAARLGGAAVVRDKGVAVLQHLPVVEVDESLPFVSRYWAAVFDSKPAATGAVIAPDLRAVLSCVVAGAGIAVLPRYLCEDALDTGEVVALLNPPVPPLRTYFLVVRTGTLAHPHLARAHEWLLRAAVSW, from the coding sequence ATGGATCTGACCCTGTTGCGCACCTTCGTCACCGTCCACCGGGCGGGCTCCTTCACCCGCGCCGCCGCCCTCCTGGGCCTCTCCCAGCCGGCGGTCACCGGGCACATCCGCACGCTGGAACGCCAACTCGGCCACCCCCTCTTCCTCCGCCAGGCGCGCGGCGTCACCCCCACGACGCTCGGCGACGAGCTGGCGCACCGCATCGCGCCACACGTCGACGCCCTGCTGGAGATCACCGAATCGGGGCTCGACGAGCAGTGGCCGCACCGCACCCTCCACCTGGCGGGCCCGCCGGAGTTCACCGCGCTGCGCGTGCTGCCCGCGCTGAGCCCGCTGATCATCCAGGGACTCACCGTGCGCGCCGCGCAGGGCATGTCGGAACCGCTCTTCGAAGGGCTGGCCGCCGGCCACCACGACCTCGCCGTCACCACCTCCCGCCCCCGGGGCCGGCTGCTGACCGCCACGCCGCTGTGCGACGAGGAGCACGTCCTGATCGCGGCACCGCGCTGGGCGGCCCGGCTCGGCGGCGCGGCCGTCGTCCGCGACAAGGGGGTGGCCGTCCTGCAGCACCTGCCGGTGGTGGAGGTGGACGAGAGCCTGCCGTTCGTCAGCCGCTACTGGGCCGCCGTCTTCGACAGCAAGCCCGCCGCCACCGGCGCCGTCATCGCCCCCGACCTACGGGCGGTGCTGTCCTGCGTCGTCGCGGGGGCGGGCATCGCGGTCCTCCCCCGCTATCTGTGCGAGGACGCGCTGGACACCGGCGAGGTCGTCGCCCTGCTCAACCCGCCGGTGCCGCCGCTGCGCACGTACTTCCTCGTCGTCCGGACCGGCACCCTGGCCCACCCGCATCTGGCCCGGGCACACGAGTGGCTGCTGCGCGCCGCCGTTTCCTGGTGA
- a CDS encoding NUDIX domain-containing protein yields MTVRPVVKRTARAILLADEPGSGSGEPQLILIKRTKPGEAPYWITPGGGVEAGDETVIAALHREVDEELGAKVVDVVPAFVDTVLHVPDPADPDDRTVPGGVKVQHFFVCRLASMDLALRHGPEVDEPRGTYEVVRVPFTREGIASVELVPPSLRAYLRENVEGVRALLADDLG; encoded by the coding sequence ATGACCGTACGACCGGTGGTCAAACGCACCGCCCGCGCCATCCTGCTGGCAGACGAGCCGGGCTCGGGCTCCGGCGAGCCGCAGCTCATCCTCATCAAGCGCACCAAGCCCGGGGAGGCCCCCTACTGGATCACTCCGGGCGGGGGCGTCGAAGCCGGTGACGAGACCGTGATCGCCGCCCTGCACCGGGAGGTCGACGAGGAGCTGGGCGCGAAGGTCGTCGACGTCGTGCCCGCGTTCGTCGACACCGTCCTCCACGTCCCCGACCCCGCCGACCCGGACGACCGGACCGTTCCCGGCGGCGTCAAGGTCCAGCACTTCTTCGTCTGCCGCCTGGCCTCGATGGACCTCGCCCTGCGGCACGGCCCCGAGGTCGATGAACCGCGCGGCACCTACGAGGTGGTCCGGGTGCCGTTCACCCGCGAGGGCATCGCCTCGGTGGAGCTCGTGCCGCCTTCGCTCCGCGCCTATCTGCGCGAGAACGTCGAGGGGGTACGGGCACTGCTCGCCGACGATCTCGGATAG
- a CDS encoding pyridoxamine 5'-phosphate oxidase family protein: MRTDERAAMDELVATDEVPVTDQLVVTDAPVPPVPLEPPAPRPGSAGEHALQERFGTVDRADRFYAEQTLAYVNSAMREFLARQEMFFLATADASGACDNSFRAGPPGFLRALDEHTLAYPEYRGNGVLASLGNIEENPRVAILLVDFFRDRVGLHVNGRARVVEDAEMRTAHPGLPVEEAPGRRTPVWVEITVEEAYVHCGKYIPRLSLVGDGRLGDGRLGEEGAGPAVGGRRRGGDYFGAAAGRP, from the coding sequence ATGCGGACGGACGAGCGCGCGGCGATGGACGAGCTCGTGGCGACGGACGAGGTCCCGGTGACGGACCAGCTCGTCGTGACGGACGCGCCGGTGCCGCCGGTGCCGCTGGAACCGCCTGCTCCGCGCCCGGGCAGCGCGGGGGAGCACGCCCTGCAGGAGCGGTTCGGTACCGTCGACCGCGCCGACCGCTTCTACGCCGAGCAGACGCTCGCCTACGTCAACTCCGCCATGCGGGAGTTCCTGGCCCGGCAGGAGATGTTTTTCCTGGCGACCGCCGACGCGAGCGGCGCCTGCGACAACAGCTTCCGGGCCGGGCCGCCCGGATTCCTCAGGGCGCTGGACGAGCACACTCTGGCCTACCCCGAGTACCGGGGCAACGGGGTCCTCGCGAGCCTGGGCAACATCGAGGAGAACCCCCGGGTCGCCATCCTGCTCGTCGACTTCTTCCGCGACCGCGTCGGCCTCCACGTCAACGGGCGCGCCAGGGTCGTCGAGGACGCCGAGATGCGGACCGCCCACCCCGGCCTGCCGGTTGAGGAGGCGCCCGGCCGCCGTACGCCGGTCTGGGTGGAGATCACCGTGGAGGAGGCGTACGTGCACTGCGGCAAGTACATCCCCCGGCTGAGCCTGGTCGGCGACGGACGGCTCGGCGACGGACGGCTCGGCGAGGAAGGGGCCGGTCCGGCGGTCGGCGGCCGCCGGAGGGGCGGCGACTACTTCGGGGCCGCCGCCGGCCGTCCCTGA
- a CDS encoding globin domain-containing protein produces MAPTTADATPPGPPSGSSAGQGRGAPSLPADTGQAEVAPGPSAGTAACGQGGGQARPTGDTEVAVRPWPTGSYGPSAVTPAGPPGAGPAPLPAADPAHSSAGGPGAQGTAVHGGLVGLGRQPDRATRDVTRRAAIAEPGGRGAPVVPGGPGQGEERRGGGQSRTPATAAPPAGPADAAPDGELIRRTLTEIEPIADTVVSHFYALLFLHHPPLRDLFPPAMDAQRDRLFKALLTAARYVDDAAALTAYLSPLGRGHRKYGTRPEHYPAVGESLIGALARYAPRTWGPAAEAAWVRVYTVISQTMIDAAAEDEPNAPPWWHAEIVGHELRTPDIAVLTLRPDQPYPFLAGQYTSVETPWWPRVWRHYSFSSAPRPDGLLSLHVKAVPAGWVSGALVHRARPGDVLRLGPPAGSMIVDHTTDNGLLCLGGGTGIAPIKALVEDVAEHGGRRPVEVFYGARHDGDLYDMDTMRDLERTHPWLSVRPVVSDGPTSALSGQLPHVVRAYGPWNAYDAYLSGPPGMIRSGLDTLVGAGIPTHRIRHDGIDGLLAEARG; encoded by the coding sequence GTGGCGCCCACGACCGCGGACGCCACGCCCCCCGGGCCGCCGAGCGGCTCGTCGGCCGGCCAGGGGCGTGGTGCGCCGTCCCTCCCGGCGGACACCGGGCAGGCCGAGGTGGCGCCCGGGCCGTCGGCCGGCACGGCGGCCTGCGGGCAGGGCGGTGGGCAGGCGCGGCCGACGGGCGACACCGAGGTGGCGGTGCGACCGTGGCCCACCGGCTCGTACGGACCGTCCGCCGTCACCCCGGCGGGGCCGCCGGGCGCGGGTCCGGCCCCCTTACCGGCAGCCGATCCGGCACACTCGTCGGCCGGCGGGCCGGGTGCGCAGGGGACGGCCGTTCACGGCGGCCTCGTCGGCCTCGGCCGCCAACCCGACCGCGCCACACGTGACGTGACCCGCCGGGCCGCCATCGCGGAGCCGGGCGGCCGCGGCGCACCCGTCGTCCCGGGCGGCCCCGGGCAGGGCGAGGAGCGGCGCGGCGGTGGCCAGTCCCGTACGCCGGCCACGGCCGCCCCACCGGCCGGCCCCGCCGACGCCGCCCCCGACGGCGAACTCATCCGCCGCACCCTGACCGAGATCGAGCCGATCGCCGACACGGTCGTCTCGCACTTCTACGCGCTGCTCTTCCTCCATCACCCCCCACTGCGTGACCTGTTCCCCCCGGCCATGGACGCCCAACGCGACCGCCTCTTCAAGGCCCTGCTGACGGCGGCCCGTTACGTCGACGACGCGGCGGCCCTGACCGCGTACCTCTCCCCGCTGGGGCGCGGGCACCGCAAGTACGGCACCCGGCCCGAGCACTACCCCGCCGTGGGCGAGAGCCTCATCGGCGCTCTCGCCCGCTACGCCCCCCGCACCTGGGGTCCGGCGGCGGAGGCCGCCTGGGTGCGGGTCTACACGGTGATCTCCCAGACCATGATCGACGCCGCCGCCGAGGACGAACCGAACGCACCCCCCTGGTGGCACGCGGAGATCGTCGGGCACGAACTCCGCACGCCGGACATCGCCGTGCTCACCCTGCGCCCCGACCAGCCGTACCCCTTCCTCGCCGGCCAGTACACCAGCGTCGAAACCCCCTGGTGGCCGCGTGTGTGGCGGCACTACTCCTTCTCCTCCGCCCCCCGTCCGGACGGACTGCTCTCCCTCCACGTCAAGGCCGTCCCCGCCGGCTGGGTGTCCGGTGCGCTGGTCCATCGCGCCCGCCCTGGGGACGTCCTGCGACTCGGTCCTCCCGCCGGTTCCATGATTGTGGACCACACCACTGACAACGGGCTGTTGTGCCTCGGCGGCGGCACCGGCATCGCCCCGATCAAGGCGCTGGTCGAGGACGTCGCGGAGCACGGCGGCCGCCGGCCCGTCGAGGTGTTCTACGGCGCCCGGCACGATGGCGACCTCTACGACATGGACACCATGCGGGACCTGGAACGCACCCACCCCTGGCTGTCCGTGCGCCCGGTGGTGTCCGACGGTCCGACGAGCGCCCTCAGCGGCCAACTCCCGCACGTCGTGCGCGCGTACGGGCCGTGGAACGCGTACGACGCCTACCTCTCCGGGCCGCCGGGGATGATCCGCAGCGGTCTGGACACCCTGGTGGGGGCCGGCATCCCGACCCACCGAATACGCCATGACGGGATCGACGGACTTCTTGCGGAGGCGAGAGGCTGA
- a CDS encoding HAD family hydrolase yields MSRLHLFDLDGTLLHGSAAAIEISRQLGCEREIDALERDFFDGLIDPAGFAAAACALWGEALTDAVVAAAFESAPWLEGIKDVWADIEARGERCAVISLSPQFFVERLTDWGAHATRGSRWPAIPFREPVDPAGILDAEAKVRIADELCAAYGLTRADCVAYGDSMSDARLFAAVPVSVAVNADHHVRDVASLAYNGLDLREAYALVGDGRG; encoded by the coding sequence ATGAGCAGACTGCACTTGTTCGACCTCGACGGCACCCTCCTGCACGGCTCCGCGGCGGCGATCGAGATATCCCGGCAGCTCGGCTGCGAACGGGAGATCGACGCCCTGGAACGGGACTTCTTCGACGGGCTGATCGACCCGGCCGGCTTCGCGGCGGCCGCCTGCGCGCTGTGGGGCGAGGCGCTGACGGACGCCGTGGTGGCCGCGGCCTTCGAGAGCGCGCCGTGGCTGGAAGGGATCAAGGACGTCTGGGCGGACATCGAGGCGCGGGGCGAGCGCTGCGCGGTCATCTCACTGTCCCCCCAGTTCTTCGTGGAACGCCTCACCGACTGGGGCGCCCACGCCACCCGCGGTTCGCGGTGGCCGGCGATCCCGTTCCGCGAGCCGGTGGACCCGGCGGGCATCCTCGACGCCGAGGCGAAGGTGCGGATCGCCGACGAACTCTGCGCCGCGTACGGGCTCACGCGCGCCGACTGCGTCGCGTACGGCGACTCCATGTCCGACGCCCGGCTCTTCGCCGCCGTCCCCGTGTCCGTCGCCGTGAACGCCGATCACCACGTCCGCGACGTCGCCTCGCTCGCGTACAACGGCCTTGACCTCAGGGAGGCTTACGCGCTGGTCGGGGACGGGCGCGGATAA
- a CDS encoding MFS transporter encodes MPLALLALAIGAFGIGTTEFVTSGLLPEVAEEFHVSVPTAGWLTTGYALGVVIGAPILAILGSRVSRKKMLISLMGLFTAGNALSAVAPAFGVMLAGRIVASLAHGAFFGIGAIVAAGLVAPRKKAGAISMMFSGLTVSNIVGVPFGTLLGQSAGWRVTFAVIAGLGLLAMLGIATLVPRLPHPERTPVSGELAAFRNPQVLLAMAMTVLGFGGVFTLSTYMAPVLTDVVGYAPSSVTWLLILFGFGMFGGNLIGGRFADRALMPMLFTALGGLTLALALLPLAAENKVTTAIALPLIGGFGFATVPPLQKRVLDQAAAAPTLASAGNIGAFNLGNAIAAWLGGLIISAGFGYTTPTWAGAAMTAGALVLALVSAGLERRTADASRAAIRVAGNASGASDASDSRPAVAVGR; translated from the coding sequence ATGCCCCTCGCCCTGCTGGCGCTCGCCATAGGCGCCTTCGGTATCGGCACCACCGAATTCGTGACCTCGGGCCTGCTTCCCGAGGTGGCGGAGGAATTCCACGTCTCCGTCCCCACCGCCGGCTGGCTCACCACCGGCTACGCGCTCGGCGTGGTCATCGGCGCCCCGATCCTCGCGATCCTCGGCAGCCGCGTCTCCCGCAAGAAGATGCTGATCTCCCTGATGGGCCTGTTCACCGCGGGCAACGCGCTGTCCGCCGTGGCCCCGGCCTTCGGCGTGATGCTCGCCGGCCGGATCGTGGCCTCCCTCGCGCACGGCGCGTTCTTCGGCATCGGCGCGATCGTCGCCGCCGGGCTCGTCGCCCCGCGGAAGAAGGCGGGCGCCATCTCGATGATGTTCTCGGGGCTGACGGTCTCCAACATCGTCGGCGTCCCGTTCGGCACCCTGCTCGGCCAGAGCGCGGGCTGGCGCGTCACCTTCGCCGTCATCGCCGGCCTCGGACTGCTCGCCATGCTGGGCATCGCCACGCTCGTCCCGCGGCTGCCGCACCCCGAGCGCACCCCGGTCTCCGGCGAGCTCGCCGCCTTCCGCAACCCGCAGGTACTGCTCGCCATGGCCATGACCGTCCTCGGCTTCGGCGGCGTCTTCACCCTCAGCACCTACATGGCGCCCGTCCTCACGGACGTCGTCGGGTACGCGCCCTCCTCCGTGACCTGGCTGCTGATCCTCTTCGGCTTCGGGATGTTCGGCGGCAACCTCATCGGCGGCCGGTTCGCCGACCGCGCCCTGATGCCCATGCTCTTCACGGCCCTCGGCGGGCTCACCCTGGCCCTCGCCCTGCTGCCACTGGCCGCGGAGAACAAGGTCACCACGGCCATCGCCCTGCCGCTGATCGGCGGGTTCGGCTTCGCGACCGTGCCGCCGCTCCAGAAGCGGGTGCTCGACCAGGCCGCCGCCGCCCCGACCCTGGCCTCCGCCGGTAACATCGGCGCCTTCAACCTGGGCAACGCCATCGCCGCCTGGCTCGGCGGCCTGATCATCTCCGCCGGGTTCGGCTACACGACGCCGACCTGGGCCGGCGCGGCGATGACCGCCGGCGCCCTGGTGCTCGCCCTCGTCTCGGCGGGCCTGGAGCGGCGGACGGCGGACGCGAGCCGCGCCGCCATCCGGGTGGCCGGGAACGCTTCCGGCGCCTCCGATGCCTCGGACTCCCGGCCGGCCGTCGCGGTGGGCCGCTGA
- a CDS encoding MarR family winged helix-turn-helix transcriptional regulator, with protein MTRTLDPALAGLAQGWCALSALHGRIEAHIERALQAAHGLSVREFSVMDVLSRQHSGEGGHLRMNEVADAVVLSQSATTRLVNRLEDRGLLTRYLCLTDRRGIYTDVTEAGLALLAEARPTNDAALREALREAAARPELAPLVAAVESLAPVS; from the coding sequence ATGACCCGCACCCTGGACCCCGCACTGGCCGGCCTGGCACAGGGCTGGTGTGCCCTCTCCGCGCTGCACGGCCGGATCGAGGCGCACATCGAGCGTGCGCTCCAGGCCGCGCACGGCCTGAGCGTCCGCGAGTTCTCCGTCATGGACGTGCTCAGCCGGCAGCACAGCGGCGAGGGCGGCCACCTTCGCATGAACGAGGTCGCCGACGCGGTGGTGCTCAGCCAGAGCGCCACGACGCGCCTGGTCAACCGGCTGGAGGACCGCGGCCTGCTCACCCGCTACCTGTGTCTCACCGACCGCCGCGGCATCTACACGGACGTCACCGAGGCCGGGCTCGCACTGCTGGCCGAGGCCCGTCCGACCAATGACGCCGCCCTGCGCGAAGCGCTCCGGGAGGCTGCCGCCAGGCCCGAACTCGCCCCGCTCGTCGCCGCGGTGGAATCCCTCGCTCCGGTCTCGTGA
- a CDS encoding GNAT family N-acetyltransferase — MSDIEFRRATADDIPAIVAMLADDPLGSRRESPDDLTPYLEAFRTLDADPHQHLTVAVRDGRTIGTLQLTVIPGLSRRGSKRALVEAVRVHADERGNGIGGRFMRWAIEEARRQGCVLLQLTSDATRVEAHRFYERLGFEASHLGFKYHL, encoded by the coding sequence ATGAGCGACATCGAGTTCCGGCGCGCGACCGCCGACGACATCCCCGCCATCGTGGCCATGCTGGCCGACGACCCGCTCGGCTCCCGACGGGAGTCACCCGACGACCTGACGCCCTACCTGGAGGCGTTCCGCACCCTGGACGCCGACCCCCATCAGCACCTGACCGTCGCCGTCCGGGACGGGCGCACCATAGGCACCCTCCAGCTCACCGTCATCCCCGGCCTCTCCCGGCGCGGCTCCAAGCGCGCACTCGTCGAGGCGGTCCGCGTCCACGCCGACGAGCGGGGGAACGGCATCGGGGGCCGGTTCATGCGGTGGGCCATCGAGGAGGCCCGCCGCCAGGGATGCGTACTCCTCCAACTCACCTCGGACGCGACCCGGGTGGAGGCGCACCGCTTCTACGAGCGGCTCGGCTTCGAGGCGTCGCACCTCGGGTTCAAGTACCACCTCTGA
- a CDS encoding TetR/AcrR family transcriptional regulator encodes MSRNPAPTPSGSRPGPLRADARRNRQLVLQAARSAFEEAGLSVPLGEIARRAGVGTGTVYRHFPSKEALFRATVVDRVRLFTDTARELADAADPGPVFFRYLASVVRLSARNKGLCDALEASAEGRFDPSPGVERDFREALSVLLDRAQLAGAVRRDVTLDDVLVLLLGCLSMEQRRGSHGEPGRMTALMCDALRPGRNVTKLPVQAPSRRNETGCPVCGAALPAARTGRPARYCGGACRQKAHRRRAREGVRGRAGES; translated from the coding sequence ATGTCGCGGAATCCCGCTCCGACGCCCTCCGGCAGCCGGCCGGGCCCGCTCCGGGCCGACGCGCGCCGCAACCGTCAGCTGGTGCTCCAGGCGGCCCGATCCGCCTTCGAGGAAGCGGGATTGAGCGTCCCGCTGGGGGAGATCGCGCGCCGGGCCGGGGTCGGCACGGGCACCGTCTATCGGCATTTCCCTTCCAAGGAAGCGCTGTTCAGGGCGACGGTGGTGGACCGCGTGCGGCTTTTCACCGACACGGCACGGGAGTTGGCCGACGCCGCCGACCCCGGTCCGGTGTTCTTCCGGTACCTGGCGTCGGTGGTCCGGCTGTCGGCGCGGAACAAGGGCCTCTGCGACGCCCTGGAGGCGAGCGCGGAGGGCCGGTTCGACCCGTCGCCGGGCGTGGAGCGGGACTTCCGCGAGGCGCTGTCCGTCCTGCTGGACCGGGCCCAACTGGCCGGTGCGGTACGGCGGGACGTCACGCTGGACGACGTGCTGGTCCTGCTGCTCGGCTGCCTCTCGATGGAGCAGCGGCGAGGCTCCCACGGTGAGCCGGGGCGGATGACGGCCCTGATGTGCGACGCTCTGCGGCCGGGCCGGAACGTGACGAAACTCCCCGTCCAGGCGCCGTCGCGGCGTAACGAAACGGGTTGCCCGGTCTGCGGGGCCGCGCTGCCCGCCGCCCGCACGGGACGGCCCGCCCGGTACTGCGGCGGGGCGTGCCGGCAGAAGGCGCACCGGCGGCGGGCGCGGGAGGGCGTACGGGGGCGGGCGGGGGAGTCGTAG
- a CDS encoding AfsR/SARP family transcriptional regulator, with amino-acid sequence MQIGMLGPFEVRANDGDLVDVPGARLRALLAALALAPGRVVPKASLVDWIWGENPPADAANALQRLASRLRKALPDGDAVEGRTDGYRLAVEPDAVDAVRFERLVTAAHARTEQPRPADAPTADAPTAATRTAAASERARLLREALGLWRGAALQDVPLRDSAAFDAAAGRLEALRLAALEDRFDAEIALGRGAEAVRELTDLVAAHPLRERFAAALMRALAAAGRDSEALLVYERAREALADALGADPSPELAALHVALLRGEVARREEPPKTNLRAELTTFVGRDADVTAVRELVAGHRLTTVLGPGGSGKTRLAAETARTLLGELPDGVWLVELAALGPDGDVADVAHSALAGLGLRDALLGGAPHAEPADRLVAAVRDREALLILDNCEHVIESAAVFAHRLLGECRRLRVLATSREPLGITGEALWPVEPLALPGADAEPGVIASSPAVRLLRDRAGAVRRDLAADDRTLTTLARVCRALDGMPLAIELAAARLRTLSVDQLAARLDDRFRLLTGGSRTALPRHRTLRAVVDWSWELLTDAERAVLRRLAVFSGGASLEAAEHVCASEADGVTRDDVLDLLTALTEKSLLVAEGDGAPRYRMLGTIKEYAAQRLAEAGEAEAARRAHLAYFTGLTEAADAHLRRAEQLDWLATLDAEHDDIVAALRGALAAGETQAAMRLAAGAGWYWWLSGHKAEGHELVTAAAAAPGTADDEVRAMAYGLVVLFVSGGQGDEHHAEHWIHEAYRLGRNGRYRYPLLRLVDPLERMLRTPGAALSAFEPLLDDEDPWVRALGRWHLGKMRVMLGHGGREADAYLEGAVAEFRALGERYGISIALTELAERIAVRGEFAAACEHYEQAIAAVTEVGATEDVIRMRARQARLYRLLGDEAAGAAALAEATRRAERVTWPDALIDLALVRAELARWRGDTDEARRQLGVATALWGDEAEQPNVRAGRHDLLAYLTDDVEESRSHRAAACAAAAEAGHAPLIAQVLVGVADLALRRAEPAQAVRLLAASAAVRGLPDRSHPDAIRIERVARECLGAAAFAGAAREGALEGADGGWVRLVEAALA; translated from the coding sequence GTGCAGATCGGGATGCTGGGTCCGTTCGAGGTGCGCGCGAACGACGGCGACTTGGTCGACGTGCCGGGCGCGCGGCTGCGCGCGCTGCTCGCCGCCCTCGCGCTCGCACCGGGCCGGGTGGTCCCGAAGGCGTCACTCGTCGACTGGATCTGGGGGGAGAACCCGCCCGCCGACGCGGCGAACGCCCTGCAGCGCCTGGCCTCCCGACTGCGGAAGGCGCTGCCGGACGGCGACGCGGTCGAAGGCCGGACGGACGGCTACCGGCTGGCCGTGGAGCCCGACGCGGTCGACGCCGTGCGGTTCGAACGCCTCGTCACCGCCGCACACGCCCGTACCGAACAGCCCCGCCCAGCGGACGCGCCCACAGCGGACGCGCCCACAGCAGCCACCCGTACGGCAGCCGCCTCCGAACGGGCCCGCCTGCTGCGCGAGGCCCTCGGCCTGTGGCGCGGTGCCGCCCTGCAGGACGTCCCCCTGCGGGACAGCGCCGCGTTCGACGCCGCGGCCGGCCGCTTGGAGGCGCTGCGCCTGGCCGCCCTGGAGGACCGGTTCGACGCGGAGATCGCCCTCGGGCGCGGCGCGGAGGCGGTCCGGGAGCTGACCGACCTGGTGGCCGCGCACCCGCTGCGGGAACGGTTCGCCGCCGCCCTGATGCGCGCCCTCGCCGCCGCCGGCCGCGACAGCGAGGCGCTGCTGGTGTACGAGCGGGCGCGGGAGGCCCTGGCCGACGCGCTGGGCGCCGACCCCTCCCCGGAGCTGGCCGCGCTGCACGTCGCGCTGCTGCGGGGCGAGGTGGCGCGCCGCGAGGAGCCCCCGAAGACCAACCTGCGCGCCGAGCTGACCACCTTCGTCGGCCGGGACGCCGACGTCACCGCCGTCCGGGAGCTCGTCGCCGGGCACCGGCTCACCACTGTGCTCGGCCCGGGCGGCTCGGGCAAGACCCGGCTGGCCGCGGAGACCGCGCGGACGCTGCTCGGCGAACTGCCGGACGGCGTCTGGCTGGTCGAGCTCGCCGCCCTCGGCCCGGACGGCGACGTCGCCGACGTGGCGCATTCGGCGCTCGCCGGGCTCGGCCTCCGGGACGCCCTCCTCGGCGGCGCCCCGCACGCCGAGCCGGCGGACCGGCTCGTCGCCGCCGTCCGGGACCGCGAGGCCCTGCTGATCCTGGACAACTGCGAGCACGTCATCGAGTCCGCGGCGGTCTTCGCCCACCGGCTGCTCGGCGAGTGCCGGCGGCTGCGCGTCCTGGCGACCAGCCGGGAGCCGCTGGGCATCACCGGCGAGGCGCTGTGGCCCGTCGAACCGCTGGCCCTGCCGGGGGCGGACGCGGAGCCGGGCGTGATCGCGTCGTCCCCCGCCGTCCGGCTGCTGCGCGACCGGGCCGGGGCGGTGCGCCGGGACCTCGCGGCCGACGACCGCACCCTGACGACGCTGGCGCGCGTCTGCCGGGCGCTGGACGGGATGCCGCTGGCGATCGAACTGGCCGCGGCCCGCCTCCGCACGCTCTCCGTCGACCAGCTCGCCGCCCGCCTCGACGACCGCTTCCGCCTGCTGACCGGCGGCAGCCGGACCGCGCTGCCGCGCCACCGCACGCTGCGGGCGGTCGTCGACTGGAGCTGGGAGCTGCTCACCGACGCCGAACGGGCGGTCCTGCGCAGGCTGGCGGTCTTCTCCGGCGGCGCGAGCCTGGAGGCGGCCGAACACGTCTGCGCGAGCGAAGCGGACGGCGTCACGCGCGACGACGTCCTCGACCTGCTCACCGCCCTGACCGAGAAGTCCCTGCTGGTCGCCGAGGGCGACGGCGCCCCGCGCTACCGCATGCTCGGCACGATCAAGGAGTACGCCGCGCAGCGCCTGGCGGAGGCGGGCGAGGCGGAAGCGGCACGCCGGGCGCACCTGGCGTACTTCACCGGGCTTACCGAGGCGGCCGACGCGCACCTGCGCCGCGCCGAGCAGCTCGACTGGCTGGCCACGCTCGACGCCGAGCACGACGACATCGTCGCGGCGCTGCGCGGCGCGCTCGCGGCCGGCGAGACGCAGGCGGCGATGCGGCTCGCGGCGGGCGCGGGCTGGTACTGGTGGCTCAGCGGGCACAAGGCCGAGGGCCACGAGCTGGTCACGGCCGCCGCCGCGGCGCCCGGCACGGCGGACGACGAGGTCCGGGCGATGGCGTACGGGCTGGTGGTGCTGTTCGTCAGCGGCGGGCAGGGCGACGAGCACCACGCGGAGCACTGGATCCACGAGGCGTACCGGCTCGGCCGGAACGGGCGGTACCGCTACCCGCTGCTGAGGCTCGTCGATCCGCTGGAACGCATGCTGCGGACGCCCGGCGCGGCCCTGTCCGCGTTCGAGCCGCTGCTCGACGACGAGGACCCGTGGGTACGCGCCCTGGGCCGCTGGCACCTGGGCAAGATGCGGGTCATGCTCGGCCACGGCGGGCGGGAGGCGGACGCGTACCTGGAGGGCGCGGTGGCCGAGTTCCGGGCGCTGGGTGAGCGGTACGGGATCTCGATCGCCCTGACCGAACTGGCGGAACGGATCGCGGTACGCGGCGAGTTCGCCGCCGCCTGCGAGCACTACGAGCAGGCGATCGCGGCCGTTACCGAGGTCGGCGCCACCGAGGACGTCATCCGGATGCGGGCCCGGCAGGCCCGCCTGTACCGGCTGCTCGGCGACGAGGCGGCCGGCGCCGCGGCCCTCGCCGAGGCGACGCGCCGCGCGGAGCGGGTCACCTGGCCGGACGCGCTGATCGACCTGGCCCTGGTACGGGCCGAACTCGCCCGCTGGCGGGGCGACACCGACGAGGCCCGCCGGCAGCTCGGCGTCGCGACGGCCCTCTGGGGCGACGAGGCGGAGCAGCCGAACGTCCGCGCCGGACGCCACGATCTGCTCGCCTACCTCACCGACGACGTCGAGGAGTCCCGTTCGCACCGCGCGGCGGCCTGCGCGGCGGCGGCCGAGGCGGGGCACGCGCCGCTGATCGCGCAGGTGCTCGTCGGGGTCGCCGACCTGGCGCTGCGCCGCGCTGAGCCCGCGCAGGCGGTGCGGCTGCTCGCGGCGAGCGCGGCCGTGCGCGGGCTGCCGGACCGCTCCCACCCGGACGCGATCCGGATCGAGCGGGTGGCGCGGGAGTGCCTCGGTGCGGCGGCTTTCGCGGGGGCGGCCCGGGAGGGGGCTCTGGAGGGGGCGGATGGCGGCTGGGTCCGGCTGGTGGAGGCCGCGTTGGCGTAG